From a region of the Basfia succiniciproducens genome:
- the ppiD gene encoding peptidylprolyl isomerase, producing MVMEKMHNASNSIFSKIIFALISVAFVVSGMAGYMVATADTSAVKINGEEISQQAFQQQYNDEYQRLSQQLGAQFSAVADTPEFSEGLRKSVLNRLIDQELLRQYVTDLKLAASDTYVKQEIVTTPAFQADGKFDNNAYQQILRANNMTADMYAEYVREALRLDQLQSGLAGTVLMLPAQQEEFAKLFFQKRTFRLAKLPLTAEMAKQTVTDQEVADYYNANKSAFMVPELVKVQYLDITRAAAEKAVKVTDVEIQQYYQDNKAQFVSKAQDRLAHIQFAKETDALDAYQALQNGADFAALAKEKSLDKPSAVNGGELGWLNAGDLPKAFEEAAAALQIGQYSQPVKVDNQYHIIKLEDRKAPKAQSLEEVKDLIASQIRQDLLNNQFYSLEKQVAEKAFEDQSSLEAAAKVAGVEIKETDYFSRKDIPAALNFPSVASAIFDGDISQGNQNSEPMNVADQHSIVVRVVDHKAEGTKSLEEAKAEITAYLKRQKAETVMLEQANKTVEELNQGKQPALNFAAAETWVYAENKDPALNNAIFSMAKPEQDKTTYAAAKADNGDVVIVALTAVENGEVSAEQGAQFTAQVMQAEQTDLQANLLKSLRNKAKIEVNEEFMKQSQD from the coding sequence ATGGTAATGGAAAAAATGCATAATGCCTCAAACAGCATATTTTCAAAAATTATTTTTGCGCTGATTTCAGTGGCGTTTGTAGTGAGCGGTATGGCCGGCTACATGGTCGCTACGGCCGATACATCAGCGGTAAAAATCAACGGTGAAGAAATCTCTCAACAGGCATTCCAACAACAATATAATGACGAATATCAACGATTAAGTCAGCAATTAGGCGCGCAATTTTCTGCCGTCGCGGATACGCCGGAGTTTTCTGAAGGATTAAGAAAATCAGTGTTAAACCGTCTTATCGACCAAGAGTTATTACGCCAATATGTAACGGATTTAAAATTAGCGGCAAGCGATACCTATGTAAAACAGGAAATCGTTACAACTCCGGCATTTCAGGCTGACGGTAAGTTTGATAACAATGCCTATCAGCAAATATTACGTGCAAATAATATGACGGCGGATATGTATGCCGAATATGTGCGTGAGGCGTTACGTTTAGATCAATTGCAATCAGGTTTAGCCGGTACGGTGCTGATGTTGCCGGCTCAGCAGGAAGAATTCGCGAAATTATTTTTCCAAAAACGGACTTTCCGTTTAGCAAAATTGCCTTTAACCGCTGAAATGGCGAAGCAGACGGTAACGGATCAGGAAGTCGCGGATTATTACAACGCCAATAAAAGTGCGTTTATGGTGCCTGAATTAGTTAAGGTGCAATATCTTGATATCACCCGTGCGGCTGCGGAAAAAGCGGTAAAAGTAACGGATGTTGAGATTCAGCAATATTATCAGGACAATAAAGCCCAATTTGTTTCTAAAGCGCAGGATCGTTTAGCCCATATCCAGTTTGCGAAAGAAACGGATGCGTTAGATGCGTATCAGGCTCTACAAAACGGGGCGGATTTTGCCGCTTTAGCGAAAGAAAAATCCTTAGATAAACCTTCTGCCGTTAACGGCGGTGAGCTGGGCTGGCTGAATGCCGGCGATTTGCCGAAAGCATTTGAAGAGGCGGCTGCGGCATTGCAAATCGGTCAATACAGTCAACCGGTTAAAGTAGATAATCAATATCACATTATTAAGCTTGAAGATCGCAAAGCGCCAAAAGCGCAAAGCTTAGAGGAAGTGAAAGATCTAATTGCAAGCCAGATTCGCCAGGATCTGTTAAATAATCAATTTTATTCTTTAGAAAAACAGGTTGCTGAAAAAGCCTTTGAGGATCAATCCTCTCTCGAAGCGGCGGCAAAAGTTGCCGGCGTTGAAATCAAAGAAACGGATTACTTTTCGCGTAAAGATATTCCGGCAGCGTTGAATTTCCCGTCAGTGGCGAGTGCGATATTTGACGGCGATATTTCTCAAGGTAATCAGAATTCCGAACCGATGAATGTGGCTGATCAACATTCGATTGTGGTTCGTGTGGTTGATCATAAAGCGGAAGGCACAAAATCCTTAGAAGAGGCAAAAGCGGAAATTACCGCCTATTTAAAACGCCAAAAAGCGGAAACCGTTATGCTTGAACAGGCTAATAAAACGGTGGAAGAATTAAATCAGGGAAAACAACCTGCGTTAAATTTTGCGGCTGCCGAAACCTGGGTTTATGCGGAAAATAAAGATCCGGCATTAAATAATGCGATTTTCTCTATGGCAAAACCGGAACAGGATAAAACAACTTACGCTGCGGCAAAAGCGGATAACGGCGATGTAGTTATTGTGGCGCTAACTGCGGTAGAAAACGGGGAAGTTTCTGCGGAACAGGGTGCGCAATTTACCGCACAGGTTATGCAGGCGGAACAAACGGACTTACAGGCTAATTTACTTAAATCTTTGCGTAATAAAGCAAAAATCGAAGTAAATGAAGAGTTTATGAAACAAAGCCAAGACTAA
- the tsaA gene encoding tRNA (N6-threonylcarbamoyladenosine(37)-N6)-methyltransferase TrmO → MSDTSLSLHPIAIINTPYKEKFSVPRQPNLVPDGVGTVELLPPFNQPEAVRGLEAFSHLWLIFQFDKVPQGKWQPTVRPPRLGGNRRIGVFASRSTHRPNPLGLSKVELRKIEISNGKVLLHLGSVDLVDGTPIFDIKPYIAYVDSEPQAKSSFAQEKPQAKLKVEFTPSIQNIIQKIEQKRSHFGRFLTDVIAQDPRPAYQAGKPSEREYGITLYEFNIRWRIRQNSADVAEVFDIEQTGNI, encoded by the coding sequence ATGTCGGATACTTCTCTCAGCCTCCACCCAATTGCGATTATTAATACGCCTTATAAAGAGAAATTTTCCGTGCCGCGCCAGCCGAATCTCGTTCCCGACGGCGTCGGCACCGTTGAATTATTACCGCCCTTTAACCAACCCGAAGCCGTGCGCGGATTAGAAGCATTCAGCCATTTATGGCTGATTTTTCAGTTTGATAAAGTTCCGCAGGGTAAATGGCAACCGACCGTCAGACCGCCTCGTCTTGGCGGCAACCGGCGTATCGGCGTATTTGCCTCCCGCTCTACCCACCGCCCGAATCCGTTAGGCTTATCCAAAGTCGAATTACGTAAGATAGAAATTAGCAACGGCAAGGTTTTACTGCATTTAGGGTCGGTAGATTTAGTGGACGGCACGCCGATTTTCGATATTAAACCCTATATTGCCTATGTCGATAGCGAGCCGCAGGCAAAATCAAGCTTTGCCCAGGAAAAACCGCAAGCTAAATTAAAGGTTGAATTCACTCCGTCAATACAAAATATCATCCAGAAAATCGAACAAAAACGATCGCACTTTGGACGCTTTCTCACTGATGTGATCGCACAGGATCCGCGCCCGGCTTATCAAGCGGGTAAGCCAAGCGAGCGGGAATACGGTATCACGCTGTATGAATTTAATATCCGTTGGCGAATCCGGCAGAATTCCGCAGATGTCGCCGAAGTGTTTGATATAGAACAAACCGGCAATATTTAA
- a CDS encoding 1,4-dihydroxy-2-naphthoate polyprenyltransferase codes for MTQSALKTWFETARPKTLPLALAIIFTGSAVAYWFGSFDWQITLLCLLTATLLQILSNFANDYGDFQKGSDTVERIGPLRGIQKGNMTEGQLRNGLIVTIILILISGFALLATAYQSLQDLIVFIALGIASIVAAIAYTVGKKPYGYLGLGDIFVFLFFGLLAVAGTYYLQAHSMNWTVFLPAGACGFLSTAVLNINNMRDIEQDKKAGKHTLVVRLGAEKSRVYHCLLLTSGVLCYALFSAINVDSRWGFLFILAVPLLVKHAGFVYKTKEPILLRPMLAQMSLLALLTNVLFSLGLVLAK; via the coding sequence ATGACTCAAAGTGCTTTAAAAACCTGGTTTGAAACCGCCCGACCAAAAACTCTGCCGCTTGCCCTGGCTATTATTTTTACCGGTTCCGCCGTGGCTTACTGGTTCGGCAGTTTTGATTGGCAGATTACGCTATTATGCTTATTAACCGCTACCTTACTACAAATCCTTTCTAATTTTGCCAATGATTACGGCGATTTCCAAAAGGGTTCGGATACGGTCGAGCGTATCGGTCCGTTGCGAGGCATTCAAAAAGGCAATATGACGGAAGGGCAATTACGCAACGGATTAATTGTCACCATTATATTGATCTTAATTTCCGGTTTTGCGTTATTAGCAACCGCTTACCAATCATTACAGGATTTGATTGTGTTTATCGCATTAGGTATTGCCTCTATCGTGGCGGCGATTGCTTATACCGTCGGCAAAAAGCCTTACGGTTATCTCGGATTAGGCGATATTTTTGTGTTCTTATTCTTTGGTTTACTGGCCGTTGCCGGCACCTATTACCTGCAGGCTCACAGTATGAACTGGACGGTATTTTTACCTGCCGGCGCTTGCGGTTTTCTTTCGACCGCGGTATTAAATATCAATAATATGCGGGATATCGAGCAGGATAAAAAAGCGGGCAAACATACTTTGGTGGTGCGTTTAGGAGCGGAAAAAAGCCGAGTGTATCATTGCCTTTTATTAACTTCCGGTGTGCTTTGCTATGCGCTGTTTTCCGCGATAAATGTAGATTCCCGGTGGGGATTTCTTTTTATTCTGGCAGTGCCGTTGTTAGTGAAACATGCCGGTTTCGTTTATAAAACCAAAGAGCCGATTTTATTGCGCCCCATGCTTGCCCAAATGTCTTTATTGGCATTGTTGACTAACGTGCTTTTCAGCCTCGGTTTAGTGCTGGCAAAATAG
- the rraA gene encoding ribonuclease E activity regulator RraA, producing the protein MRIDTSELCDVYLDQVDVVEPIFSSFGGVNEFFGKVTTIKCFENNGLIAEILEEQGEGRVLLVDGGGAVRRALIDAELAQLAADNGWEGIIVYGAVRQLSRLENINIGIHALAPIPVGADEDTQGESDIPVNFGGVTFFPEDYVYADLTGIILSQEPLELEELGEE; encoded by the coding sequence ATGCGTATCGATACTTCAGAACTCTGTGACGTTTATCTTGATCAAGTGGATGTTGTAGAGCCGATTTTTTCCAGCTTCGGCGGTGTAAACGAATTTTTCGGTAAAGTAACAACGATTAAATGTTTTGAAAATAACGGGCTGATTGCCGAAATTTTAGAAGAACAAGGTGAAGGTCGAGTACTTTTAGTAGATGGCGGCGGTGCCGTGCGCCGTGCGTTAATCGATGCCGAACTTGCTCAACTTGCGGCGGATAACGGCTGGGAAGGTATTATCGTATATGGTGCGGTGCGGCAATTAAGCCGATTAGAGAATATTAATATCGGTATTCACGCGCTTGCGCCGATTCCTGTCGGTGCGGATGAAGATACGCAGGGCGAAAGCGATATTCCGGTTAATTTCGGTGGTGTGACCTTTTTCCCGGAAGATTATGTGTATGCGGATTTAACCGGTATCATCCTTTCTCAAGAGCCGTTAGAACTTGAAGAACTCGGTGAAGAATAA
- the rho gene encoding transcription termination factor Rho, whose amino-acid sequence MHLTELKNTPVSELVALGEGQMGLENLARLRKQDIVFAILKQHAKSGEDIFGGGILEILPDGFGFLRSADSSYLAGPDDIYVSPSQIRRFNLQTGDKIEGKIRPPKEGERYFALLKVDQVNDDKPEVSRSKILFENLTPLHANSRLRMERGNGSTEDLTARILDLASPIGKGQRGLIVAPPKAGKTMLLQNIAQSITHNYPECELIVLLIDERPEEVTEMQRSVKGEVIASTFDEPASRHVQVAEMVIEKAKRSVEHKKDVVILLDSITRLARAYNTVTPASGKILSGGVDANALHRPKRFFGAARNVEEGGSLTIIATALVDTGSKMDEVIFEEFKGTGNMELHLSRKIAEKRVFPAIDFNRSGTRKEDLLTTPDELQKMWILRKILNPMGEVEAMEFLIDKLMVAKTNEEFFEIMKRS is encoded by the coding sequence ATGCATTTAACAGAATTAAAAAATACGCCCGTGTCTGAATTAGTCGCGCTTGGCGAAGGTCAAATGGGCTTAGAAAATTTAGCCCGTTTACGTAAACAGGATATCGTTTTTGCCATTCTTAAACAGCACGCCAAAAGCGGCGAAGATATTTTCGGCGGCGGTATTCTTGAAATCTTACCGGACGGCTTCGGGTTTCTTCGTTCCGCCGACAGCTCTTACTTGGCGGGCCCGGACGATATTTACGTCTCACCTAGTCAAATCCGCCGTTTCAACTTACAAACCGGTGATAAAATCGAAGGTAAAATCCGCCCGCCGAAAGAAGGCGAACGTTATTTTGCCCTGTTAAAAGTTGACCAGGTTAACGATGACAAACCCGAAGTTTCCCGCAGCAAAATTCTTTTCGAAAACTTAACGCCTTTACATGCCAATTCCCGTTTACGTATGGAACGCGGCAACGGCTCAACGGAAGATTTGACCGCGCGCATTCTCGATTTGGCTTCACCAATCGGTAAAGGCCAACGCGGTCTTATCGTGGCGCCGCCGAAAGCGGGTAAAACCATGTTGCTGCAAAATATTGCACAAAGCATCACCCACAACTATCCGGAATGTGAATTAATCGTACTGCTTATCGACGAGCGTCCGGAAGAAGTTACCGAAATGCAGCGTTCGGTGAAAGGCGAAGTTATTGCCTCAACCTTTGACGAACCGGCGTCCCGCCACGTTCAGGTTGCGGAAATGGTAATCGAAAAAGCAAAACGTTCCGTAGAACATAAAAAAGATGTGGTGATTTTATTAGACTCAATTACCCGTCTTGCCCGCGCTTACAACACGGTCACGCCGGCTTCCGGTAAAATCTTGTCCGGCGGTGTGGACGCCAACGCCTTACATCGCCCGAAACGTTTCTTCGGTGCGGCGCGTAACGTGGAAGAAGGCGGCAGCTTAACCATTATCGCCACCGCTCTTGTTGATACGGGTTCAAAAATGGATGAAGTTATTTTCGAGGAATTCAAAGGTACGGGTAATATGGAATTACATCTTTCCCGCAAAATTGCGGAAAAACGCGTGTTCCCGGCTATCGACTTCAACCGTTCCGGTACCCGTAAAGAAGACTTGCTCACCACGCCTGACGAATTACAAAAAATGTGGATTCTGCGCAAAATCCTTAACCCGATGGGTGAAGTGGAAGCCATGGAATTCCTTATTGATAAATTAATGGTGGCCAAAACCAACGAAGAATTCTTCGAAATTATGAAACGTTCGTAA
- the rhlB gene encoding ATP-dependent RNA helicase RhlB: MSLDHLSQQRFADLPLNAKVLEALESNGFEYCTPIQALSLPISLAGKDVAGQAQTGTGKTMAFLTATFHHLLEHPVKTNHPRALIMAPTRELAVQIAHDAERMVKTTGLKTALAYGGDGYDKQLKAIEAGADIIIGTTGRIIDYVKQNIIALSHIQVVVLDEADRMFDLGFIKDIRYLMRKCPSPKQRLTLLFSATLSYKVRELAFEDMNDPEYVEVEPLQKTGHRIKEELFYPSNEDKMPLLITLLEEEWPERCIIFANTKHQCEKIWGYLAADGHRVGLLTGDVAQKKRLSLLKQFTDGALDILVATDVAARGLHIPDVTHVFNYDLPDDREDYVHRIGRTGRAGESGVSISFACEEYAMNLPAIEEYIGHHIAVSQYDPDSLIRDLAKPYRLKPSLPASNRHNRNGAKPFKKRF, translated from the coding sequence ATGTCTTTAGATCATTTAAGCCAACAACGTTTCGCCGATTTACCCCTTAATGCCAAAGTATTGGAAGCCTTAGAAAGTAACGGCTTCGAATATTGTACGCCGATTCAGGCGCTTTCGTTGCCTATTTCATTGGCGGGTAAAGACGTTGCCGGGCAGGCGCAAACCGGTACCGGCAAAACCATGGCGTTTTTAACCGCAACTTTCCACCATTTATTGGAACATCCCGTTAAAACGAATCATCCGCGGGCGTTGATTATGGCGCCGACCAGAGAACTTGCGGTACAAATCGCTCATGATGCGGAACGTATGGTGAAAACCACCGGTTTAAAAACCGCACTTGCCTATGGCGGTGACGGTTATGACAAACAGCTGAAAGCCATTGAAGCGGGTGCGGATATTATTATCGGCACTACCGGACGCATTATTGATTATGTGAAACAAAATATTATTGCTTTATCGCATATTCAGGTGGTGGTGCTGGATGAAGCGGATCGCATGTTCGATCTCGGTTTTATTAAAGATATTCGCTATTTAATGCGCAAATGCCCTTCACCTAAGCAGCGCCTTACTTTGCTGTTTTCCGCAACCCTTTCTTACAAAGTGCGGGAGCTGGCGTTTGAAGATATGAATGATCCCGAATATGTGGAGGTGGAACCGCTGCAAAAAACCGGTCACCGCATTAAAGAGGAATTATTTTATCCTTCCAATGAAGATAAAATGCCGTTGCTTATCACTTTATTAGAAGAAGAATGGCCGGAGCGTTGCATTATTTTTGCCAATACCAAACATCAATGCGAGAAAATCTGGGGTTATTTAGCCGCCGACGGTCATCGTGTGGGTTTGCTGACCGGTGATGTCGCGCAGAAAAAACGTTTATCTCTGCTGAAACAGTTTACCGACGGCGCTTTGGATATTTTAGTGGCGACGGATGTGGCGGCGCGCGGCTTACATATTCCGGATGTTACTCACGTATTTAATTATGATTTGCCGGACGACCGGGAAGATTACGTACACCGCATCGGGCGAACCGGTCGTGCGGGGGAAAGCGGCGTTTCCATTAGTTTCGCCTGCGAAGAATATGCGATGAATCTGCCTGCCATCGAAGAATATATCGGGCACCATATTGCTGTAAGTCAATATGATCCCGACTCGTTAATTCGCGATTTGGCAAAACCTTACCGTTTAAAACCGAGTCTGCCGGCAAGCAATCGCCATAATCGAAACGGGGCAAAGCCTTTCAAAAAACGTTTTTAA
- the cdd gene encoding cytidine deaminase, which yields MKNTIIKGLTDLVEQKRDNLIRQVVVQLEAQGYKAVLEQATVQQFCRQFALSPVEFALRCLPVAACYALTPISQFNVGAIAIGQSGSFYFGANQEFVAASMQQTVHAEQSAISHAWLAGEKAIAHMVVNYTPCGHCRQFMNELNSAERLKIHLPHSQNNLLHNYLPDAFGPKDLNIQNVFFDGQSHPFNYQGHDPLIRAAVEAASQSYAPYSQAFSGVALQLGELIICGRYAENAAFNPTFLPLQSALNYQRLQGLIDVKVRRVVMAEAKADLTSLPMTQSLAGAHLGLDIEYISL from the coding sequence ATGAAAAATACAATTATTAAAGGGTTAACCGACTTAGTCGAACAAAAACGGGATAATTTAATTCGCCAGGTGGTGGTTCAACTTGAAGCGCAAGGCTATAAAGCGGTGTTGGAACAAGCTACCGTGCAACAATTTTGCCGGCAATTCGCCCTTTCACCGGTTGAGTTCGCGTTGCGATGTTTGCCTGTCGCCGCTTGTTATGCGTTAACGCCGATTTCTCAGTTTAATGTGGGAGCGATCGCAATCGGCCAATCCGGTTCGTTTTATTTTGGCGCAAATCAGGAATTTGTTGCAGCCTCTATGCAACAGACCGTACATGCGGAGCAAAGTGCGATTTCTCATGCCTGGCTGGCGGGAGAAAAAGCTATTGCTCACATGGTGGTGAATTACACGCCTTGCGGGCATTGCCGCCAGTTTATGAATGAATTGAACAGCGCCGAACGGCTTAAAATCCATTTGCCTCATAGCCAAAATAATTTGCTGCACAATTATTTGCCGGATGCATTCGGGCCGAAAGATCTGAATATTCAAAATGTGTTTTTTGACGGGCAATCTCATCCGTTTAACTATCAAGGGCATGACCCTTTGATTCGTGCGGCGGTAGAGGCTGCAAGTCAGTCTTACGCGCCTTACAGTCAAGCTTTCAGCGGCGTGGCGTTGCAGCTTGGCGAGCTAATTATTTGCGGACGCTATGCGGAAAATGCCGCTTTTAATCCGACTTTTCTGCCGTTGCAATCGGCGCTGAATTATCAGCGTTTGCAAGGGCTGATTGATGTAAAAGTCCGTCGTGTCGTAATGGCGGAGGCAAAAGCGGATTTAACCAGCCTACCGATGACGCAAAGCCTCGCCGGCGCTCATTTAGGGCTTGATATCGAATATATTTCGCTATAA
- the rsfS gene encoding ribosome silencing factor, protein MNLVDFLVDKLDALKATEIECIDVRGKSSVTDNMIICTGSSSRHVASVAQKLIDESKQAGFESFGEEGKAVADWIVVDFGQAIVHIMQGDARQMYQLEKLWA, encoded by the coding sequence ATGAATTTAGTCGATTTTCTTGTAGATAAACTGGATGCTTTAAAAGCAACAGAGATTGAATGTATAGACGTGCGAGGCAAGTCTTCCGTCACCGATAATATGATTATTTGTACCGGTTCTTCCAGCCGTCATGTTGCCTCCGTGGCGCAGAAGCTAATTGATGAAAGCAAACAGGCGGGCTTTGAAAGCTTTGGCGAAGAAGGTAAAGCGGTCGCCGATTGGATCGTGGTGGATTTCGGTCAGGCAATTGTACATATTATGCAAGGTGACGCTCGTCAAATGTATCAATTGGAAAAACTTTGGGCGTAA
- the rlmH gene encoding 23S rRNA (pseudouridine(1915)-N(3))-methyltransferase RlmH, with protein MKIQLIAVGTKMPDWVKVGFEEYQRRFPKDMPFELIEIPAGKRGKNADIKRILEQEGKAMLSACGRGKVVTLDIPGKPWTTDQLARQLESWKNDGRDICLLIGGPEGLSPECKAAAEQSWSLSPLTLPHPLVRVVVAESLYRAWSLTTNHPYHRE; from the coding sequence ATGAAAATTCAGTTAATTGCAGTGGGAACAAAAATGCCCGATTGGGTGAAAGTGGGGTTTGAGGAATATCAACGCCGTTTTCCCAAAGATATGCCTTTTGAATTAATTGAAATTCCTGCTGGCAAACGGGGAAAAAATGCGGATATCAAACGGATTCTGGAGCAGGAAGGCAAAGCCATGCTTAGCGCTTGCGGGCGGGGAAAGGTGGTGACCCTGGATATTCCCGGTAAACCTTGGACCACGGATCAATTAGCCCGGCAACTTGAATCCTGGAAAAATGACGGTCGGGATATTTGTTTGCTAATCGGTGGGCCGGAAGGTTTGTCGCCGGAATGTAAAGCGGCGGCGGAACAAAGCTGGTCGCTTTCACCGCTTACTTTGCCTCATCCGCTGGTGCGGGTGGTTGTGGCGGAAAGCCTTTATCGAGCCTGGTCATTAACGACGAATCACCCTTATCACCGGGAATAA
- the mrdA gene encoding penicillin-binding protein 2, with protein sequence MNLLTKLFATPRHDPIRDNKAERNLFARRALVAFIGTLLLTVVLFTNLYNLQVTEYDKYQTRSNGNRIKLLPVPPTRGLIYDRYGKLLAENLTFFGLYIVPEKVENLDRTFDELRDVVGLTDSDIEQFKKERRRSSRYTPIMLKSDLTEEQIARFAVNQYNYPSLDIRPYFKRHYLYGEPLTHILGYVARINDKDVERLKKEEKDANYAGTTDIGKLGIERFYEDQLHGTAGYEQVEINNRGKVIRKLSEQPPVAGKSIYLTIDLELQRFITDLLAGQKGAVVVMDPRDSSILAMVSSPSYDNNLFVGGISGSAYKRLLEDPTRPLYSRATQGAYPPASTVKPFIAVAALTEGIITPNMTIFDPGYWILPNSTKRFRDWKKTGHGSLNLYKSITESADTYFYQVAYKMGIDKMSEWMTRFGFGVPTGVDIQEETSGIMPTREWKQKRYKKPWVIGDTIPVGIGQGYWTATPLQLAKATSVLVNDGKVNTPHLMKETVGSEKEPYKDPLLYEDISEPTKAAWNEAKRGMYGVVNAPNGTGRKAFTGAAYRVAGKSGTAQVFSLKENQRYDASQLKRELHDHAWFTAYAPYENPHIVVSIILENAGGGSGNAAPVVRQIMDYYLLHRLPQVAKLEGITDEQSVNSAAEQSKAAENNSEEAATSGDMPIEEPISLPHEGATE encoded by the coding sequence ATGAATTTGTTAACAAAACTTTTTGCAACACCTCGACATGATCCGATTCGCGATAATAAGGCGGAGCGGAATCTGTTTGCCCGTCGAGCATTAGTGGCCTTTATCGGTACGCTTTTGCTGACGGTAGTTTTATTCACAAATTTATATAATCTGCAGGTAACGGAATACGATAAATATCAAACCCGTTCTAACGGCAACCGTATTAAATTGCTGCCGGTACCGCCTACCCGCGGGTTGATTTATGATCGTTACGGTAAATTATTAGCGGAAAATCTGACCTTTTTCGGGCTATATATAGTACCGGAAAAAGTGGAAAATTTAGACCGCACTTTTGACGAACTCAGAGATGTGGTGGGGTTAACGGATAGCGATATCGAACAGTTTAAGAAAGAACGCCGTCGTTCTTCTCGCTATACGCCGATTATGCTGAAATCCGATTTAACGGAAGAACAAATCGCCCGTTTTGCGGTGAATCAATATAATTATCCGAGTCTGGATATTCGTCCGTACTTTAAACGCCATTATCTTTATGGTGAGCCTTTAACCCATATTTTAGGTTATGTGGCGCGAATTAATGATAAAGATGTAGAACGGCTGAAAAAAGAAGAAAAAGACGCTAATTATGCCGGTACAACGGATATCGGTAAGCTCGGTATTGAACGTTTTTACGAAGATCAGTTGCACGGCACGGCAGGTTATGAACAGGTAGAAATCAATAACCGCGGTAAGGTTATCCGCAAGTTGAGCGAGCAGCCTCCGGTTGCGGGGAAGAGTATTTATTTAACTATTGATTTAGAATTACAGCGCTTTATTACCGATTTACTTGCCGGCCAGAAAGGGGCCGTTGTGGTAATGGATCCGCGGGACAGCAGCATATTAGCCATGGTTTCCAGTCCGAGTTATGATAACAATTTATTTGTAGGCGGTATTTCAGGTTCGGCTTATAAGCGTTTGTTGGAGGATCCGACGCGGCCTTTATACAGCCGGGCGACTCAAGGGGCTTATCCGCCGGCTTCTACCGTGAAACCGTTTATTGCCGTTGCCGCATTAACGGAAGGTATTATTACGCCGAATATGACTATTTTCGACCCCGGTTACTGGATATTGCCAAACAGTACAAAACGTTTCCGGGACTGGAAAAAAACAGGGCATGGTTCATTAAATTTATATAAATCCATTACCGAGTCTGCGGATACTTATTTTTATCAGGTCGCCTATAAAATGGGGATTGATAAGATGTCGGAATGGATGACTCGTTTCGGTTTCGGCGTACCGACCGGTGTTGATATTCAGGAAGAGACTTCCGGTATTATGCCGACCAGAGAATGGAAGCAAAAACGTTATAAAAAACCTTGGGTAATAGGCGATACGATTCCCGTCGGTATCGGGCAGGGCTACTGGACGGCAACACCGTTGCAGTTGGCTAAAGCGACCAGCGTGTTGGTTAATGACGGTAAAGTAAACACGCCGCATTTAATGAAAGAAACTGTGGGTTCGGAGAAAGAGCCTTATAAGGATCCTTTGTTGTATGAGGATATTTCGGAACCGACTAAAGCCGCCTGGAATGAGGCAAAACGCGGAATGTACGGTGTTGTCAACGCACCGAACGGAACAGGGCGTAAGGCGTTTACCGGTGCCGCTTATCGGGTGGCGGGAAAATCCGGCACGGCACAGGTGTTTAGTTTGAAAGAAAATCAACGATATGATGCAAGCCAGTTAAAACGGGAATTACATGATCACGCCTGGTTTACCGCATACGCTCCTTATGAAAACCCGCATATCGTGGTTTCCATTATTTTAGAAAATGCCGGCGGCGGTTCGGGCAATGCAGCACCGGTAGTGCGTCAAATTATGGATTATTATTTATTGCATCGTTTGCCGCAAGTTGCCAAATTAGAAGGGATTACTGATGAGCAGAGCGTAAACTCCGCAGCAGAACAGTCGAAAGCGGCTGAAAATAATAGTGAGGAGGCTGCAACATCAGGCGATATGCCTATTGAAGAACCTATTTCATTACCGCACGAAGGGGCGACAGAATGA